The Pristis pectinata isolate sPriPec2 chromosome 9, sPriPec2.1.pri, whole genome shotgun sequence genomic interval TCCCAATCTGATATCATCTGACCAAGGCCCAGTGAGGCCTGGAAAATAGTTGCAAGGATATACTCATTCAGCTGTCTCTGTAGATCTCCTACTTCTGTCCCTTACCTCTTCTGCAAATTCTCCATGTCCTCGGTCAGAATGAAGGGATTTCTAGTGAGGAATGCTCCAAGCAAATCCTCTTCTACTCCTACGTCTTTCAGGAACAGAAGTCGCTCCTTTACATCTCTGTCAAAATCCAGTCGCAACAGCATGTTGGCCACATTTGGTCGCCCTTCTAGTTTAGACAGATCTACACCTGTAATTGTAAGTAAAGTGCATAACAGTAAAATGTGTCTGCTATTGTAACAATTAGACATAAAGAAAGCCACAACCCTACATGTTAATCTTATAATCTCTATATACAAAATAGAGAGACAAAGACACTGCTGGTCCCAGATACCTAACAAGATTTATACATGTATGGAGACACACATACAGATAGAAGCAGAAGAAACCAACAATACTACAAGAAAAGGAAAGCCAAAAGTAACccaagagggaaaaaaagcatAATCACAATTTCAACTTTTCTCAGGCGTCTCAAGGTTAATGGTGAGCGCTGCCAGGCGTTTGTAAAGACAATTTGAGACTCGGTTACATTGTGCAAATGATCTGACAAGGCTGTGGACAAGCTCCATCTGGGATATTGTGTCAAGTTTTGGTGCCTTCACATGGAGTGAGATTTAAAAGGCCTGAAAAAAACTTCAAAGAACCACTACTAAAATAATAGCTTGTTTAAAAGCAATAGTTGCTTGGATGGCCTTGGAGGGCAGAGTCTTTTTTTTGCTGAGAATGACTTAGGTTTTGGAGAAATTTGACTGAAGTACTAAAAATTATGAAGGAGTTGGTGCAGACTCTCTGAACGATGTATCGGCAGGAAACAGgagaattaaatacaaaatacatGGAAATGCACTCAATTAATTGATAAAAGATTTTTCTTCTAGTTGAGAGTCATCAAACTCCAaatcaagatcacaagacaaataGCAGAAGTAGGCCCATCGATTatgtgaaagatagctgggaacgcaGATCCTGACACGCAGTTATGGACCACCCCTGCTGGACAAGTTTGTGTACCAGATGCATTTTTATCTACTTTACTGAATTACATACATGCAATGACTCATTTGGGCAGGGAGGGAATGGTGGGAGTGGCACTACAAACTTGGTGGCCCCCCAATCTGAGGAAGGAGGCTCAAAGAAAGGCACAAGAATGTAGTATTTGCCAGAAAAACAATCCTGGTAAAGCAGTTAAGTGTCCTCCGGGTAGGACAAAAATGCCTACGGGAATGCATACAGATTGATTTTATAGAATTGCCAAGAGTGCagggttacaagtactgtcttgttattATTGATCTTTTTAACAGATGGATAGAAGCAATACCAACAGCAAATGCCACAGCAGAAGCAACGGTAGGAATTATACTACGGGAAATAATACCTTGATTTGGGCTTCCTACCattattagttcagacaatggACCACATTTTACTGCTAAGATAAATGAGGAGCTATGCCAGCATTTCAAaacaatttcactgcacccaTCATCCACAGGTAGCTGGGattgtggagagagtaaatggtACTCTAAAGAATAACTTGGCTAAATTAACTGAGGAGACAGGATTGAATTGGCTGAAAGTACTGCCTTTGGCTCCCTTTGAAATAAGAGTTACACCACATACTAGTACAGGACTAACTCCAGCAGAAGTATTGTTTGGAAAACTGCTGCACACACCATGGGCTGCAGATAAAAACATAGATGCGTATCTTGTTGATCTTCATGCCCTTAGTGAGAGAATGATTACTTATGTACAAAAATTAACTGATGTTCTTAAGATTCTACAAGCACAGGTTTGCAACGCTCAGAGAAAGGAGGAGGACAACACCAAGGAATCGAGGATCCAGCCTGGAGATTATGTCCTGATAAGAAATTGGGAACGTAAAAAGTTGGCACcaaggtggaaaggcccctttcaAGTGCTACTCACTACGCCCACGGCAGTAAAGGTCGAAGGACAACCTTGGTGGATACATCATTTTGACTGCAAAAGGATTGGTCGAGGGAAAGGACAACATGTTGGGGGGAAAATGGACACTTAGTGCATCCCTAAATATTCTAGAACTTGGTTTTGGCAGTCTCGTAGTAGTTAGGGCCATCTCTGATAACTCCTTTCTATTCTCTCTGTCACACATATGCCTCACAGGTGGGGTTGGGAGCCTGTTGGGTCTGTGCCGAAATCCCGCAACATAGCCATACCATGTTCCCAATGTCAGTAGTTCCTCTTAACGACAGTGAAGAACTCTCCATTCGAATATTCTCGAATGCAACTCGACAGCATGACCCAATACTTTGTGGCTTGGAAACAAGTATGTCAAATAATATTAGGGATTGTGGTTGTAGGTGCTTTGATGGCTGGTATGTCAGGCCTCCATTAACCAAAACAAGGCCTGGCCCATTGCCGTATCTGCAGGTGCCTACAGATGACGAAGTGATAAAGGTCACATGTTATTGTAATTTCAAGGGAGATAGAGATGCAGTTTTCCTGGGGAACAGTACGTGTACCACTATGAAGGTTGGAGAACCAGGTTCTCGTTTTCTAGGACCGTCCCCTCCTGCACCAGTAAATGGTACCCAGTGGATATGTGGAGATCGGGCTTATATGTGGCTCCCTGGAGAAACTGGTAATAGGTGGAGTACACAGAGTTTAGAAAAGGCATATAAAAAGTGGACTGGTTGTTGTTATATGGGATATATAATACCCCATTTGAGAGCTATGACCCAGCTGCAGAATCACTCCCATTGGACCAGACAGCTACATAACTGAAGCTGAGCAATTTTGGATGATCGCTTTCCCTTTTTATGGGACAGCCAGGAACTCAAGGGAAACAATAAATCTAGCTGCAGCCTTTGAGAAATTGGCCAACAATACTGCCAAAACCCTATCACAAACTCAGACCCAAGTAACTGAAATATCCACTGAGATGATGGCAACCCGGCAGACAGTCCTGCAGAATTGTATGGCCCTTGACTTTATTTTAGCAGAAAAAGGAGGAACATGTGCTATCATAGGTAGCGAATGTTGTACTTATATCCCTGACGAGTCTGCCAACATTACGTCCCTCTCTGAGCACATTCTTAGAGAACTTAACAGCATTAGACAAATAGGGCAGGACCTGCAGTGGGTTCACTAAAGAGTCTAAATGGCAATGGCCATTCGGAGGCCTGTTTAGTAGCATATGGGATGTGATATTGCATTATGGCTTAATAGTAGTACTTATTATTATTGTAATCATTATAGTACGCTATCTCTTTCCGTTATTAGCACAGTATTGTACTCGGTCACTTGCtttatagaattttttttatcatagAATGATAAAGAGGAGGGAGTGTGAAAGGTAGCTGGGAACACAAGGGTTAACaactggcagtgtaagggttaatggcatgctttttttttagtatggttctcactgtgaaaggattttcaaggtaaagaatgacctcattatggtgtgatttagttatgtctagttttaatagcaggtgcaagtgggaagagGTAGTTTTTTTACCTACATCTTGTTATGttcgaaactttatgtaaacaattgcctgtgtaagagtagCTTCTCACCTAGCGTTCCCAcaaaaaagggtataaaaatacgCTGTAGCCGAGCCTTCTTTGAGTGGGTCTTGGTATAGGGTTATGAGTTACATGGTCACTCTGTCTCTGTATTCTCTCGCTCCCGCTAgtgaaagctaataaagcatttatcgtaagttctttggctCTGCTGCCgtctgattctttccagaagcgCGGGTTGACTTTGACAattctgctccgccacttcaccatgagctaaactattctcccatccagccccaattcctggccttttccccatatcccttgataccctgactaactagatacctatcaatctcctccttaaacacccccgatgatctggcctccacttctgtacctggcaaggaattccacaaattcaccaccctctggctaaagaaatttctcctcatctctgttttaaacctgtaccctctaattctaagattgtgccctctggtcctggactcacccatcaagggaaacagcttggccacatctactctgtccagtcctttcaatattttaaatgtctctatgaggtcccctctcattcttctgtactcctgtgagtacagtccaagagccgacaaacgatcatcatacgtaagccctttcattccgggaatcatccccgtaagtctcctctgaaccgtctccaacatcagcacatctttcctaagatatggggcccaaaactgtgcacagtattccaaatgaggcctcactagtgccccgtaaagcctcatcaacacttccttacttttatacactatacctctcgaaatgaatgccaacatagcattcgctttctttaccaccgatccgacctggtggttaacctttaaggtatcctgcacgagtacccccaagtacttctgtactttgaattttctccccttctacataataatctgcctgtttatttctgtttccaaagtgtacaactgcacatttctcaacattgaatctcatctgccatttccttgcccattctcctaaactatctaggtctctctgcaaccttcctgtctcctcaataccccctactcctccacctatcttggtgtcatccgcaaacttagccacaaaaccatttactccatcatccaaatcattaaaggACAAGGTAataagaagcggccccaacaccgacccctgcggaacaccactagtaactggtagccaaccagaacaagatccttttattcccaccctttgcttcctgccaaccagccaatgctccacccattctgttatcctacctgtaattccatgagctctcattttattaatcagtctcttatgcagcaccttgttgaaggacttttgaaagtctaaatacacaacatctaccgcctctcccttatccaccctacctgtgatttcttcaaaaaactccaataggttggtcaggcaggatcttcccttcacaaaaccatgtcggctaggacctatcttgccttgcgcctctaggtattccataaccccatccttgaggatcgattccaataactttcccaccactgacgtcaaactaataggtctgtaatttcctttatgctgcctccctcctttcttatacaccTTTCTCTCATTTTCATGTTTGTATATCAATGATCCAACTTACTGGAGCTTGATTAAATGAAGGTGCCTCCACGTATAATTAACAGCCAGCTAACACAGCTTCCAGCATTATTGTTCAAAAATAcaggaatttatttttcttttatcgaCTTTAGCACTTACCCAGAAGCACCAGCTTGGTGAGAGTCTCAGAACTGTCCACATAATCACGAAGGGTGAAAGAggtcagggggagtggtggactTGCTTCAATATGCAAAGCTTCTTCTTCAGATATATCTTCAAACAACGATCGAGATGGGGCATCATCAAATACTGGAATTTAAATGGAAAATCAACACATTATCTGAAGAATGCAACTCTTTAGTAAGCAAATGCCAATAATAATTTGATGAATAATGAAGTGAAACACAGTTTGAACAACCTATTCACCTCTGTTCTTTCCTATCATTAGGCAGGAGGGCATAAATGGAACTAGGAATTTACCATTGTCCTTCTAGGCCATTCTATTCAATAAGCTCATGGTTGATCCTCTACCATAAGTCCATGTTCTAGCACAATCCCCATAATGTTTAAAAATCTAATTGTTCAGCCTTGCATATAATCTACAACTGAGCATCTACAAGATTCCAGAATAgggaattccaaaagttcacaacTTCCTTAGTAATCAAATTTCTCCTGaagcgggctcactcttaacttttaagagtaaattggatagatacatggatgagagaggtctgggatgggggcaggtaaatgggactagcagaataatgtttcagccagactagaagggccgtacggcctgttttctgtgctgtagttttctatggttctatagttctatgccCCAAGGTTTTTCCAGCTCAGGGAAGCAGACTCTCAACATCTCTGTCAACCCCTCTCAGATCCTTATGTTTGAGAGACAAAGGTGATTGGAAAAATGGGGAAAGACATGGAGTAGGAGAATTGATCCTGCTCCCAGATGCCAACATACTAACCGAGTTCTCTACCATTTTAGCAAATTCCCTGGGTTTTATTTTAATCTGTGATCTCTCTAGCAGATTTCCTAGGCTTTGCAAAGCAATCAAATATTCTGGgcagaagttttttttctaaaaacttGTTCACAACACAGATTTTGCTGATGACGTCAGCATTTATCGTTCATCTCTAACTCCTGCTGAAGTGAGGTGGCAGTTAGGAATCAACCACgtggtgggtttggagtcacatatcaaTTAAACTGACAAAAACATCAGTGAAtggaaatcaaaacactgcagaatgatctttgacccgaaacattaattctgtttctttccatagatgctgcctgccctgtgaGAATTTCCAGCAAATTTCTGTTTTATTGAGTACATTAGTGAAGCAGATGTGTTTTTAAATTCCACAAACCTCTAAACTAGTAaattaaccactgcactaccatggcTACATGAACAAGACTTGCACATGGGTACATCAGTAGGAAACTCAGTTATAAGTAGTACATTCATCTCTGAAGTGTTATGGGAACCAGTAGATGCAACTTCACAGTAATTCAATGAATAGAAGTACCACCTAGTGCATCATTGATATTTAGGTACttgacacagagggtagtggaagtctggaactctctgccccagcAACTAGTGGAAGatggatcattagaagtagttAAAGTGGAGGTGAATAGATAGTTGATAgatggaggaatagaggggtgtggagaaatggcacagaagaggaggtgagggcagcacagatcagccatagtCATGTTAAACAATGGGACAGGCTCGAAGGGCCTGATGGCTGACTCCTGTTTACTTGTCTTCTTGTATGATACAAATTTTAGTTCTTAGTAATGCTATCATCATGTGTATTCAATCGTGGAGTAGAGATTAAGTTCTCAAGTTCCGACAATTGGCCTTATCGCAGCTGTTCAGAAGCGGTATAAACCAGAAATGCAGACCACAGGCATGGATTCAACTGCAAAGATAGGGAGAGGAAAGGTCATGGAGAGAGTCGGCTAGTTTGGGAAATCAAAGCTCTGCCACACCAAGACCCAATGTAGATCAGTGAGCATGTGAATTATTTACAGGGACGTACAGACTAATGTTTTCAATTGACTACGGACAAGTCAATATACAGATTATTACACGTGCAGTTTATATACTTGGTAACTTAAAATGATTTATCAACACGGTAATTCAGAGTGAAAGAAATGAATATTCCAATGCTGGTTAACATCAATGAGTTTAAACCAGAATACAATTTTGACTGAAAAAGTCTAAGCATCTACAAAAGATACAGCTACTCTGTCAGCTTACCTATGGGTTGCAAGTCTCCATCCAGAGTTGACAGTTCTGCTTTGGCATCATTATACTTTGTATTTTGCAGTGAACTGTTTTCCATGAAGCGGACAGTGCCACCTTCTTTACTGGGTGGTGAATCTGCTACTGAAGAGCTGAAGTTAAAATTTTTCAACCTCCAGTGGTTTTGAACGGGGAAATATTGATGCATGTCTATCCCTGTCTGAGAGAGAAGGCCATATGATGCTGCAGGCATCACCTTTATCTTTCTGTTTGAAGAAAAAACTAGACTGGGGATTCTCAATGAAGACCATCTGCAGCAAATGCAGCGATACAGTGACGACATTCTTTTATTCAGATTAAGATTCTGTGAACAAGAAAGTTAATGCATAAACTGCAGGTTGTATTCATTACCGAATGCTTTAAAAGTTAACTTTCTAAGTATTCATTCTAATTGTTCAAACATTTTGAACAGTGCACGCCCGATTTCTGGTTTGTTCTATCAACAAAGTTTAAAAACTATCCCTTGAATGTGCAGACAAAAAATTAAtaactgtcacttagcacaggtcTCCCCATCTCCATTAAAACACTTTGATGGACCAGCACACCAGTGTTCCAAAAGATTAAGAATAAACTTTCATAACCCC includes:
- the mterf3 gene encoding transcription termination factor 3, mitochondrial, whose product is MSSLYRCICCRWSSLRIPSLVFSSNRKIKVMPAASYGLLSQTGIDMHQYFPVQNHWRLKNFNFSSSVADSPPSKEGGTVRFMENSSLQNTKYNDAKAELSTLDGDLQPIVFDDAPSRSLFEDISEEEALHIEASPPLPLTSFTLRDYVDSSETLTKLVLLGVDLSKLEGRPNVANMLLRLDFDRDVKERLLFLKDVGVEEDLLGAFLTRNPFILTEDMENLQKRVQYLQSKKFNKGAISRMVSVAPYLLNFSVERLDNRLGFYQKELGLSTQKTRELVTRLPKLLTGSLEPVKENLKVCRIELGFRDNEIQHMVTCVPKLLLASKSKVTRLFDYLHNTMGIPHHLITTFPQVFNAKFLRVKDRHLFLEYLGRAQYDPSLPNYISLDKLVATPDDVFCVTLAKATLQDFETFQKTL